One genomic window of Tatumella citrea includes the following:
- a CDS encoding LysE family translocator: MLSTDYLPLLLFVIVSTVTPGGATTLATASGANFGLRRSLPFIGGVAVGLASMAAVAATGLGALVLVVPSLQWVMKLAGSAWLLWQAWKISRQLPPHLSGKTLKPVGVISALWMVWHNPKGWTMSLGAVASFASLSASPYTLAMVLSLLFGVFALISLCLWCLAGWWLAARLRHRWQWQLLNTVLALMLVLSLVPVWME, from the coding sequence ATGTTATCGACTGATTATCTGCCATTACTGTTATTTGTGATTGTTTCAACAGTGACTCCGGGGGGAGCCACCACTCTGGCGACAGCTTCAGGAGCAAATTTTGGGCTGCGACGCTCATTACCCTTTATCGGTGGTGTTGCTGTCGGTCTGGCCAGCATGGCGGCTGTGGCTGCTACCGGGTTGGGGGCGCTGGTACTCGTGGTTCCGTCATTACAATGGGTAATGAAGCTTGCCGGGAGTGCCTGGTTACTATGGCAGGCCTGGAAAATTTCCCGTCAGCTGCCACCTCATTTAAGCGGAAAAACCCTTAAGCCGGTGGGCGTAATCAGTGCGTTATGGATGGTCTGGCATAACCCTAAAGGCTGGACAATGAGTCTGGGCGCCGTCGCTTCATTTGCTTCACTGTCAGCATCACCTTATACACTGGCAATGGTGCTAAGCCTGTTATTCGGCGTGTTCGCACTTATCTCGCTCTGTTTATGGTGTCTGGCAGGCTGGTGGCTGGCGGCACGACTTCGCCATCGCTGGCAGTGGCAACTGCTGAATACGGTGCTGGCATTGATGCTGGTACTGTCACTGGTACCGGTCTGGATGGAGTAA
- a CDS encoding LysR substrate-binding domain-containing protein produces the protein MRRNLDITLLRTFVCVADHSGMTAAANALHLTQSAVSQQVARLEELSGELFIRNSRRLRLSANGERLLAKARQMVALNDALWSEMSAGQVAGQVRLGVPYDLTGEWLTTLLRQFADDYPGVDIRLVCLSSPELRSAIDSATLDIALIEEPTGQVAVECLKIDSLVWVGARGGNACMKNPLPVSMVADTCAFRPVVLTALENSGLTWRTLSENGSIDATRATVRADLAVTVWLRTTVPADLVILSETETLPALPAFAINLYRSAKQPAAAAEALTTKIRQHFSTS, from the coding sequence ATGCGCCGTAATTTGGATATCACCCTGCTGAGAACCTTCGTCTGTGTTGCAGACCACAGTGGTATGACAGCCGCTGCTAACGCATTACACCTGACTCAAAGTGCAGTCAGCCAGCAAGTTGCCCGGCTTGAAGAACTGAGTGGCGAGTTATTTATCCGCAACAGCCGCAGACTCCGTCTTTCTGCCAATGGTGAACGGTTGCTGGCTAAAGCCCGCCAGATGGTGGCGCTGAATGATGCGTTGTGGAGTGAAATGTCCGCCGGTCAGGTAGCAGGCCAGGTCCGGCTAGGTGTTCCCTATGACCTGACAGGTGAATGGCTGACAACGCTGTTACGTCAGTTTGCTGACGACTATCCGGGAGTGGATATCCGGCTGGTATGCCTCTCATCGCCAGAATTACGTTCTGCTATAGACTCTGCAACGCTCGATATTGCGCTGATTGAGGAACCGACTGGCCAGGTTGCGGTGGAATGCCTGAAAATTGATTCCCTGGTCTGGGTCGGCGCCAGAGGCGGTAATGCCTGCATGAAAAACCCCTTACCGGTGTCGATGGTTGCCGATACCTGTGCATTTCGGCCAGTTGTATTAACGGCACTGGAAAACAGTGGGCTAACGTGGCGAACCTTATCAGAAAATGGCAGTATTGATGCCACCCGCGCCACCGTGCGGGCTGACCTGGCGGTAACGGTTTGGCTGAGAACCACAGTACCGGCCGATCTGGTTATTCTCAGTGAAACAGAGACCTTACCCGCGCTACCGGCGTTTGCGATTAATCTCTATCGTTCCGCAAAACAGCCAGCCGCGGCGGCCGAAGCACTAACCACTAAAATCAGGCAACATTTTTCCACAAGCTGA
- a CDS encoding glutamine amidotransferase: MSQPSIIIIQTGTPPEDIRQNYGDLPDWFSRAIGIPLQEIEVVRVFEGQPLPAPDNSRLAVITGSWAMVTEKLPWSELTAEWIRQAMAINMPLFGVCYGHQLMSYALGGEVRYLDCIRETGCLPVSLNEQARHDPLVKHLPEHFPAHLTHMQTVSRLPEGAAVLASSTSDTHQIVRYGPNAISTQFHPEFTVAAAKAMIERRSTELDKEGRDSQSLIAGVTQTPDASGLLTRFIALHLKNYAPAALTA, encoded by the coding sequence ATGAGTCAGCCGTCGATCATTATTATTCAAACCGGAACTCCGCCAGAGGATATACGTCAGAATTACGGAGATTTGCCAGACTGGTTCAGCCGTGCGATTGGTATTCCGTTGCAGGAGATTGAAGTGGTGAGAGTTTTTGAAGGCCAACCACTGCCTGCGCCGGATAATTCGAGGCTGGCAGTGATTACCGGTTCCTGGGCAATGGTGACAGAAAAATTACCCTGGAGTGAGCTGACCGCAGAATGGATCCGCCAGGCAATGGCAATTAACATGCCACTGTTTGGGGTGTGTTATGGTCATCAGTTGATGTCTTATGCTCTGGGCGGCGAAGTGCGCTATCTGGATTGTATCCGTGAAACAGGCTGCCTGCCGGTCTCTCTGAATGAGCAAGCCCGCCATGATCCCCTGGTAAAACATTTGCCTGAGCATTTCCCTGCACATCTGACCCATATGCAGACCGTGAGTCGTCTGCCTGAGGGCGCCGCCGTACTGGCCAGTTCGACATCAGATACTCATCAGATTGTGCGTTACGGGCCGAATGCCATTTCAACTCAGTTTCATCCGGAATTTACGGTGGCCGCTGCCAAAGCAATGATTGAACGCCGTAGCACAGAGTTAGATAAAGAAGGTCGCGACAGTCAGTCGCTGATTGCGGGGGTGACACAGACACCCGATGCCAGCGGTCTGCTGACCCGGTTTATTGCCCTGCATCTGAAAAATTATGCACCGGCAGCGCTGACTGCCTGA
- the rutR gene encoding HTH-type transcriptional regulator RutR: MKVSEKKPGRRSLAVAAKRTAIVNAALSLFSQFGLHGTRVEQVAALAEVSKTNLLYYFPSKEQLYLAVLQEILAVWLAPLRALQADQQPLEAINHYIRLKLEVSRDHPEASRLFCLEILQGAPVLQGELEGGLRELVNEKAELIRFWISRGQLAETDPCQLIFMLWSVTQHYADFAIQVQAITGKTLQDEAFFNQTLNNIQSVITEGLRPR; this comes from the coding sequence GTGAAAGTAAGCGAAAAAAAACCGGGACGTCGCTCCCTGGCGGTAGCGGCTAAACGTACGGCGATTGTCAACGCTGCATTATCTCTCTTTTCGCAGTTTGGCCTGCACGGAACCCGGGTTGAGCAGGTGGCGGCACTGGCTGAAGTTTCTAAAACCAACCTGCTGTATTATTTCCCGTCAAAAGAGCAGCTCTATCTGGCGGTACTGCAGGAAATTCTTGCAGTCTGGCTGGCCCCGCTCAGAGCACTGCAGGCCGATCAGCAACCTCTGGAAGCGATTAACCATTACATCCGCCTGAAACTGGAAGTATCGCGGGATCATCCTGAGGCTTCGCGCCTGTTCTGTCTGGAAATTTTACAGGGTGCCCCGGTGTTGCAGGGAGAACTGGAAGGTGGGTTACGTGAGCTGGTTAATGAGAAAGCTGAACTGATCCGGTTCTGGATTAGTCGCGGGCAACTGGCAGAAACCGATCCCTGTCAGCTGATTTTTATGCTGTGGTCAGTTACCCAGCATTATGCAGACTTCGCAATTCAGGTGCAGGCCATTACCGGTAAAACTCTACAGGATGAAGCCTTCTTTAACCAGACACTCAATAATATTCAGAGTGTGATCACTGAAGGTCTTCGTCCGCGCTGA
- a CDS encoding malonic semialdehyde reductase — protein sequence MTIPVEQSALDSLFNQARTHSYWLDKPVTEKTLQTLYELTRLGPTSANCSPGRFVFVTSDAGKEKLKPALSSGNIDKTMSAPVTVIVASDMAFYEKLPGLFPYADARSWFTSSEALAQETAFRNSSLQAGYMVVAARALGLDVGPMSGFDADKINAEFFHGSDWRVNLLINLGYGNSEKLHGRLPRLDFDDACRFA from the coding sequence ATGACTATACCGGTTGAGCAGTCCGCACTCGATTCATTATTCAATCAGGCCCGTACCCACAGTTACTGGCTGGATAAACCAGTAACGGAAAAAACGCTGCAAACACTGTATGAGCTGACCCGGCTTGGCCCGACCTCAGCTAACTGTTCTCCTGGCCGGTTTGTCTTTGTTACCAGCGATGCCGGTAAAGAGAAACTTAAACCAGCACTTTCCTCAGGTAATATTGATAAAACCATGTCAGCTCCGGTGACAGTAATTGTCGCATCAGATATGGCTTTTTATGAAAAACTGCCGGGCCTGTTCCCTTATGCCGATGCCCGGAGCTGGTTCACCAGCAGCGAAGCACTGGCTCAGGAAACTGCATTTCGTAACAGTAGCCTGCAGGCAGGTTATATGGTGGTGGCTGCACGTGCTCTGGGACTGGATGTGGGTCCGATGTCGGGATTTGATGCTGATAAGATTAATGCAGAATTCTTCCACGGCAGTGACTGGCGGGTCAATTTATTAATCAATCTGGGTTACGGCAACAGCGAAAAACTTCATGGTCGTTTACCGCGGCTTGATTTTGATGATGCCTGTCGGTTTGCCTGA
- a CDS encoding c-type cytochrome, giving the protein MKKYSALLTLSAAFLFSPLALAATSSNSDLVSRGEYLARAGDCTACHTAAGGAEYAGGYKFNMPMGTIVAPNITSSVQYGIGNWSEADFAKAVRQGVRPDGSHLYPAMPYTSYATVTDEDMQALYAFFKTVPAVDKAPADKNDLKFPFNLPGLMGIWNALFASDAPFKADPALTAEQNRGKYLAEGLAHCSTCHSPRNQMMAEDTHQLLAGNHVDGWLAPNITSDAVSGIGGWSQQELTEYLKTGHVEGKAQAGGPMADAIEHSFSHLSDSDLASIATWLKTVPAIRTPGQTQPSWAAAPASKVDWTSYQTGGGKNNSPAYRDSSTTDGAVLFDSSCAACHQSSGQGSDDHYFPSLTHNSAVGAADPSNLVMAIVDGIHRKTPEGEAVMPAFSSETQAIHSWLNNDQIAAVTNYVTEKFGHGNAGLTGADVEKIRNGNSNVPFLIKNAGGLTIGGIVIVVIIIIALLAARSRKKRR; this is encoded by the coding sequence ATGAAAAAATACTCAGCTCTTCTGACTTTGTCAGCTGCATTCCTGTTCTCCCCCCTCGCTCTGGCGGCCACCAGCAGCAATAGCGATTTAGTCAGTCGCGGTGAATATCTGGCGCGGGCCGGTGACTGTACTGCATGCCACACTGCCGCAGGTGGTGCCGAATATGCCGGCGGGTATAAATTTAATATGCCTATGGGCACTATCGTAGCACCGAATATTACCTCTTCAGTGCAATACGGTATTGGTAACTGGTCTGAAGCCGATTTTGCCAAAGCAGTAAGGCAAGGGGTACGCCCTGATGGTTCTCATCTCTATCCGGCAATGCCATATACCTCTTACGCCACAGTTACCGATGAAGATATGCAGGCGTTATATGCTTTCTTCAAAACCGTTCCGGCAGTAGATAAAGCCCCGGCAGATAAAAACGACCTGAAATTTCCGTTTAACCTGCCAGGCCTGATGGGGATCTGGAATGCTTTGTTTGCCAGTGATGCGCCATTTAAAGCCGATCCGGCATTAACTGCTGAGCAAAACCGGGGGAAATATCTGGCCGAAGGGCTGGCTCACTGTTCAACCTGTCACAGTCCACGCAATCAGATGATGGCCGAGGATACTCATCAGTTGCTTGCAGGCAATCATGTGGATGGCTGGCTGGCACCAAACATAACCTCTGATGCTGTCAGCGGCATCGGTGGCTGGAGCCAGCAGGAACTGACCGAATATCTGAAAACCGGCCATGTGGAAGGGAAAGCTCAGGCCGGTGGTCCTATGGCTGATGCCATCGAGCACAGTTTCAGTCACTTATCAGACAGTGATTTAGCCAGTATTGCCACATGGCTGAAAACAGTACCAGCCATCCGCACTCCGGGCCAGACACAACCTTCATGGGCTGCCGCGCCAGCCAGTAAGGTAGACTGGACAAGTTATCAAACCGGGGGCGGGAAGAATAATTCTCCGGCGTACCGTGACTCGTCCACTACCGACGGAGCCGTACTGTTTGACAGCAGTTGTGCGGCCTGCCATCAATCGAGTGGCCAGGGTTCAGACGACCATTACTTCCCGTCTCTGACCCATAACAGTGCGGTTGGTGCAGCGGACCCGTCAAATCTGGTTATGGCGATTGTTGATGGTATTCACCGTAAAACCCCGGAGGGTGAAGCGGTTATGCCAGCGTTCTCTTCAGAAACTCAGGCCATTCACTCATGGCTGAATAATGATCAGATTGCGGCAGTGACTAACTACGTCACCGAAAAATTTGGTCACGGAAATGCCGGTCTGACCGGTGCCGATGTTGAGAAAATCCGTAACGGCAACAGCAATGTTCCGTTCCTGATTAAAAATGCAGGCGGCCTGACCATTGGCGGGATAGTGATTGTCGTTATTATCATTATTGCGTTACTGGCGGCACGCAGCCGTAAAAAACGTCGATAA
- the rutA gene encoding pyrimidine utilization protein A, giving the protein MKIGVFIPIGNNGWLISENAPQYMPSFELNKTIVQRAEHYHFDFALSMIKLRGFGGKTEFWDHNLESFTLMAGLAAVTSRIEIYATAATLTLPPAIVARMASTVDSISGGRFGVNLVTGWQKPEYDQMGLWPGEEYFSRRYDYLTEYVTVLRDLWGTGKSDFKGDFLTMNDCRLSPQPQKPMKVICAGQSDAGMAFSAQYADYNFCFGKGVNTPTAFAPTAARMKSAADKAGRDVGSYVLFMIIADETDEAARAKWEHYKAGADQEALAWLTTQSQQDTRSGSDTNVRQMADPTSAVNINMGTLVGSYASVAKMLDEVATVEGAEGILLTFDDFVQGIENFGQRIQPLMTSRSAVTEAMKEVA; this is encoded by the coding sequence ATGAAAATAGGCGTCTTTATCCCGATTGGTAATAATGGCTGGCTGATTTCTGAAAACGCCCCGCAATATATGCCAAGTTTTGAACTGAACAAAACCATCGTTCAGCGGGCCGAGCATTACCATTTCGATTTCGCACTGTCGATGATCAAACTACGTGGTTTCGGCGGTAAAACTGAATTCTGGGACCACAATCTGGAGTCCTTCACTCTGATGGCTGGTCTGGCTGCGGTAACTTCGCGCATCGAGATTTATGCCACGGCAGCCACTCTGACCCTGCCACCCGCCATTGTTGCCAGAATGGCCAGCACCGTTGACAGCATTTCTGGTGGTCGCTTCGGCGTGAATCTGGTGACCGGCTGGCAAAAGCCAGAGTACGACCAGATGGGCCTCTGGCCGGGTGAAGAGTACTTTTCCCGTCGTTACGACTATCTGACCGAATATGTCACGGTACTGCGCGATTTATGGGGTACCGGTAAATCTGATTTCAAAGGGGATTTTCTGACGATGAATGATTGTCGTCTGAGTCCTCAGCCACAGAAACCAATGAAAGTTATTTGTGCCGGGCAGAGTGATGCCGGAATGGCCTTCTCTGCACAATATGCCGATTACAATTTCTGTTTTGGTAAGGGAGTAAATACCCCAACCGCCTTTGCTCCAACTGCGGCACGCATGAAAAGTGCCGCGGATAAAGCCGGTCGTGATGTCGGTTCCTATGTGCTGTTTATGATTATTGCCGACGAAACCGATGAAGCAGCGCGTGCTAAGTGGGAACACTATAAAGCCGGTGCAGATCAGGAAGCGCTCGCCTGGCTGACCACCCAGAGCCAGCAGGATACCCGTTCCGGAAGTGACACCAATGTGCGCCAGATGGCCGATCCAACTTCAGCAGTGAACATCAATATGGGCACCCTGGTAGGGTCTTATGCCTCAGTTGCAAAAATGCTGGATGAAGTGGCTACCGTGGAAGGTGCCGAAGGGATTTTGCTGACATTTGATGATTTTGTTCAGGGTATTGAGAATTTTGGACAGCGTATCCAGCCGTTGATGACCAGCCGGAGCGCCGTAACTGAAGCAATGAAAGAGGTGGCCTGA
- a CDS encoding LysR family transcriptional regulator: MKDADLNLLTALDVLLATRSVAAAARRLGLSASAMSRTLSRLRSVTGDPLLVRAGREMVLTPYAEAIRERTRETVLAARDLLRPDVSGVNLAVLERTFTLRANDGFINTFGAILIAAVAARAPGIRLRFAPKPEKSAHYLREGLVDIEIGVLGDSGPEIRVQALFRDRFVGVVSSRHPLASQPEVTLQDYVSWQHIASSRRGKYHGPVDTALAELGLTRNVVAVVPGFAAALAVVRESELIALVPASFMKNQPGMEGNSGSPALHMFSLPVVTQTITVSQMWHPRSENDPAHRWLRQQLLQVCQQ; this comes from the coding sequence ATGAAAGACGCCGACTTAAATCTGTTAACAGCACTGGATGTCCTGCTGGCTACCCGTTCGGTAGCCGCTGCTGCCCGCCGTTTGGGGTTGAGTGCTTCGGCGATGAGCCGGACGTTAAGCCGCTTACGTAGTGTCACGGGGGACCCGTTGCTGGTGCGTGCGGGCAGGGAGATGGTGTTGACACCCTATGCCGAAGCGATCCGCGAGCGTACCCGTGAAACTGTTTTAGCAGCCAGGGATTTATTGCGTCCGGATGTTTCCGGCGTCAACCTGGCGGTTCTGGAAAGAACATTTACCCTGCGTGCCAATGACGGCTTTATTAATACCTTTGGCGCTATACTGATTGCTGCTGTAGCTGCCCGGGCACCCGGCATACGTCTGCGCTTTGCACCGAAGCCGGAAAAAAGTGCTCATTATCTGCGGGAAGGGCTGGTTGATATAGAAATTGGTGTTTTGGGGGACTCGGGGCCGGAAATCCGGGTGCAGGCGTTGTTCCGTGACAGATTTGTCGGAGTGGTCAGCAGCCGCCATCCACTGGCATCACAGCCGGAGGTGACATTACAGGATTATGTGAGCTGGCAGCATATTGCCTCTTCCCGCCGTGGTAAATATCACGGGCCGGTAGATACCGCACTGGCAGAACTGGGGCTAACCCGTAACGTGGTGGCAGTGGTGCCTGGTTTTGCCGCGGCACTAGCGGTGGTCAGAGAATCTGAACTGATCGCCCTGGTTCCTGCGTCCTTTATGAAAAATCAGCCAGGTATGGAAGGAAACTCTGGCAGCCCGGCGCTGCATATGTTCAGTCTGCCGGTGGTCACCCAGACCATTACTGTGTCGCAGATGTGGCATCCGAGGTCGGAAAATGATCCCGCACATCGCTGGTTACGCCAGCAACTGCTCCAGGTTTGCCAGCAGTAA
- the rutB gene encoding pyrimidine utilization protein B has translation MNTVICSTASQLNNVVVAAKPESIAFPPHQTALIVVDMQNAYATTGGYLDLAGFDVSATKPVIANIKTAVEAARAAGIQIIWFQNGWDDQYVEAGDAGSPNFHKSNALKTMRKNPDLQGKLLSKGGWDYQLVDELVPEPEDIIIPKIRYSGFYNTPLDSMLRSRGIRHLIFTGIATNVCVESTLRDGFFLEYFGIVLEDATYQAGPSSAHEAALFNIQTFFGWVSDVSSFCSAIAPVSEQERPAA, from the coding sequence ATGAATACTGTGATTTGTTCTACTGCCAGTCAGTTAAATAATGTGGTTGTCGCTGCAAAGCCTGAATCCATTGCTTTCCCGCCCCACCAGACAGCGTTGATTGTTGTGGATATGCAAAATGCCTACGCCACTACCGGCGGTTATCTGGATCTGGCAGGATTCGATGTATCCGCAACCAAACCGGTGATTGCCAATATCAAAACAGCCGTTGAGGCCGCGCGTGCTGCCGGTATTCAGATTATCTGGTTCCAGAATGGCTGGGATGACCAGTATGTTGAAGCCGGTGACGCAGGATCACCCAATTTCCATAAATCGAATGCGCTAAAAACCATGCGCAAAAATCCCGATTTACAGGGAAAACTGCTGTCAAAAGGCGGCTGGGACTATCAGTTGGTTGATGAACTGGTGCCTGAGCCGGAAGACATTATTATCCCGAAGATCCGCTACAGCGGTTTCTATAACACTCCGCTGGACAGCATGCTGCGTAGCCGTGGTATCCGCCATCTGATATTTACCGGCATCGCCACCAATGTTTGTGTGGAATCCACGCTGCGTGACGGCTTTTTCCTCGAATATTTTGGCATTGTGCTGGAAGACGCTACCTATCAGGCTGGCCCATCTTCAGCCCATGAAGCTGCTCTGTTTAATATCCAGACATTTTTCGGCTGGGTCTCTGATGTCAGCAGTTTTTGTAGCGCCATTGCGCCGGTTTCTGAACAGGAACGTCCGGCTGCCTGA
- a CDS encoding MFS transporter, whose product MLFSDLPGDEGLPGRQRRLAMIAVMMTTAMSVFDGSMVNIALPQIAKAMQVPAAEIVWVSNGYLLAAAMTLAIFAALATRMGFRNLFATGQVIFTLSSLGCALSSDPKTLIIMRILQGIGGAATLSIGPAILRSVFPNRLLGRILGMNALLVASSTAIAPMLGGSLLSAMSWQWLFAINLPPGIIAVMLTVRVLPGRVQKITERFDITGAVLSAIIPGALIMAADSFANTNGQGFTAHSLLMAVGYAILALLAGTAFVWCERRASKPLLPLSIFASSRFSLAAMTSMASFVSQGITFIALPFLFQNVYGYSAFVSALLFTPWPVGIILAAPHSGRLSDRFPPAIISTVGLAIFVVGLVLLALLPENAAAWDICLRSLVCGIGFGCFQSPNNREMLSNVARENSSYASGILAIMRMFGQCLGTAIVGVILALFGQKNLLNEYHGVQTGLWLAVVSSVLAIILSISRLRKK is encoded by the coding sequence ATGTTATTTTCAGATTTACCGGGTGATGAAGGTTTACCCGGCCGCCAGCGACGACTGGCGATGATTGCGGTAATGATGACCACAGCGATGTCGGTGTTCGATGGCTCAATGGTGAACATCGCCCTGCCTCAGATAGCCAAAGCAATGCAGGTACCGGCCGCCGAAATTGTCTGGGTATCCAACGGTTATTTACTGGCAGCCGCCATGACCCTGGCTATCTTCGCGGCCCTGGCCACCCGGATGGGATTCAGAAATCTGTTTGCCACCGGACAGGTGATTTTTACTCTGTCCTCACTTGGCTGTGCATTGTCATCTGACCCCAAAACACTGATCATTATGCGTATTCTCCAGGGGATTGGCGGGGCCGCCACCCTGAGCATTGGTCCTGCCATTCTGCGTTCGGTCTTCCCTAACCGGCTACTGGGCCGCATTCTGGGAATGAATGCGCTACTGGTCGCATCCAGTACTGCCATTGCGCCCATGCTCGGCGGCTCATTGTTATCTGCCATGAGCTGGCAGTGGTTATTTGCCATTAATCTGCCGCCGGGCATCATTGCAGTGATGCTGACGGTCCGTGTACTGCCAGGCCGGGTACAAAAAATCACCGAACGCTTTGATATCACGGGGGCGGTACTCTCTGCCATCATTCCCGGGGCACTGATAATGGCAGCGGACAGCTTTGCCAACACCAACGGCCAGGGTTTCACGGCGCATTCGCTGTTGATGGCAGTGGGTTATGCGATACTGGCACTGTTGGCAGGTACTGCATTTGTCTGGTGTGAACGTCGGGCCAGCAAACCGTTATTGCCGCTATCAATTTTTGCCTCTTCCCGGTTTTCACTGGCCGCGATGACCTCAATGGCTTCATTCGTTAGCCAGGGGATCACTTTTATCGCACTGCCATTCCTGTTTCAGAACGTCTATGGCTACAGTGCTTTTGTCTCAGCATTGTTATTCACTCCCTGGCCGGTCGGCATTATTCTGGCGGCCCCGCATTCCGGACGGTTGTCTGACCGCTTTCCGCCGGCAATAATTTCAACCGTCGGACTGGCGATTTTCGTGGTCGGTCTGGTGCTGCTGGCACTGTTACCGGAAAATGCGGCCGCGTGGGATATCTGCTTGCGTAGCCTGGTGTGTGGCATTGGTTTTGGATGTTTCCAGAGTCCAAATAACCGCGAAATGCTGTCCAACGTTGCCCGTGAAAATAGCAGCTATGCGTCCGGCATTCTGGCGATAATGCGAATGTTTGGTCAGTGTCTGGGAACGGCAATCGTCGGAGTGATTCTGGCGTTATTTGGTCAGAAAAACCTGCTAAATGAGTATCACGGTGTACAGACCGGATTGTGGCTGGCGGTTGTCTCCAGCGTACTGGCAATTATTCTTAGTATCAGCCGGTTACGTAAAAAATAG
- a CDS encoding carbonic anhydrase, giving the protein MKTIIQGFLNFQKEVFPERKELFRSLAGSQNPKALFISCSDSRLVPELVTQQEPGQLFVIRNAGNIVPSFGPEPGGVSATIEYAVVALGVKDIIICGHSNCGAMGAIAKCQCMDTMPAVAHWLRYADAAKAVVEKNDYADEDQKVSAMVRENVIAQLNNIKTHPSVAVALRNNAIHLHGWVYDIESGEVQALDKGGNKFVPLAANPDVCFE; this is encoded by the coding sequence ATGAAAACGATTATTCAAGGGTTTCTGAACTTTCAGAAAGAAGTTTTTCCTGAGCGAAAAGAGTTATTCCGTAGCCTGGCGGGCAGTCAGAATCCTAAGGCCTTGTTTATTTCCTGTTCAGACAGCCGTCTGGTCCCGGAGCTGGTGACACAGCAAGAACCTGGCCAGTTATTTGTCATCCGTAACGCAGGGAACATCGTCCCTTCTTTCGGTCCGGAACCTGGTGGTGTCTCTGCTACCATTGAGTATGCTGTGGTGGCTCTGGGCGTGAAGGATATTATTATTTGTGGTCATTCCAATTGCGGAGCAATGGGGGCGATTGCAAAATGCCAGTGCATGGACACCATGCCGGCTGTCGCTCACTGGCTGCGTTATGCTGATGCAGCAAAAGCGGTAGTAGAGAAAAACGACTACGCTGATGAAGATCAGAAAGTGAGTGCGATGGTGCGGGAAAATGTTATCGCACAGCTGAACAATATCAAAACTCACCCGTCAGTTGCGGTTGCGTTACGCAACAATGCTATTCATCTGCATGGCTGGGTTTACGATATCGAAAGCGGAGAAGTTCAGGCGCTGGATAAAGGTGGCAATAAATTTGTCCCTCTGGCGGCAAACCCGGATGTTTGTTTCGAATAA